A part of Chlorocebus sabaeus isolate Y175 chromosome 4, mChlSab1.0.hap1, whole genome shotgun sequence genomic DNA contains:
- the LOC140711519 gene encoding annexin-2 receptor-like — protein MERHFLGCVERAWDSAEVAPEPGFPPIVSSEDRGPWPLPLYPVLGEYSLDSCDLGLLSSPCWRLPGVYWQNGLFPGVQSTSGPSTARSPEFGWPGTQKQQEASVEEVGQGEEPDRLTLQQLSWCSPPHSWNRQQDTDVSDSGCLLERRHPPALHLWRHPPGGFSDCLERILRVGFAAFSVLWACCLRICGAKQP, from the coding sequence ATGGAGCGACATTTTCTTGGCTGTGTGGAGCGGGCTTGGGATTCCGCCGAGGTGGCGCCAGAGCCCGGGTTTCCGCCTATTGTGAGTTCAGAAGATCGTGGGCCGTGGCCTCTCCCTTTGTATCCAGTACTAGGAGAGTACTCACTGGACAGCTGTGATTTGGGACTGCTTTCCAGTCCTTGCTGGCGGCTACCGGGAGTCTACTGGCAAAACGGACTCTTTCCTGGAGTCCAGAGCACCTCGGGACCAAGTACGGCGAGGTCCCCTGAGTTCGGTTGGCCGGGGACACAGAAGCAGCAAGAGGCATCCGTGGAagaggtggggcagggagaggaacCCGACAGACTCACGCTCCAGCAGCTTTCCTGGTGCAGTCCTCCCCATTCCTGGAACAGACAGCAGGACACCGACGTCTCTGACAGCGGGTGCCTTTTGGAACGCcgccatcctcctgccctccATCTGTGGCGCCACCCCCCGGGGGGTTTCTCAGACTGCCTGGAGCGGATTCTTCGCGTTGGTTTTGCCGCGTTCTCTGTACTCTGGGCGTGCTGCCTACGAATCTGTGGAGCTAAGCAGCCTTAG